The following proteins are co-located in the Hevea brasiliensis isolate MT/VB/25A 57/8 chromosome 11, ASM3005281v1, whole genome shotgun sequence genome:
- the LOC110657726 gene encoding NAC domain-containing protein 75 isoform X3 has protein sequence MNKSNLTSISSSDLIDAKLEEHQLCGSKQCPGCGHKLEGKPDWLGLPAGVKFDPTDQELIEHLEAKVEAKDMKSHPLIDEFIPTIEGEDGICYTHPEKLPGVTRDGLSRHFFHRPSKAYTTGTRKRRKIQTECDLQGGETRWHKTGKTRPVMVNGKQKGCKKILVLYTNFGKNRKPEKTNWVMHQYHLGQNEEEKEGELVVSKIFYQTQPRQCNWTDRSATTGEGSSDPNSRRDSGSGSCSSKELIPHRDEITGAGVAAALSTYTAMDIQQLKSDFGFPPFRKSFDEVGIGEASTARETPVPGTCDEIREHHQRPHHMVHDHHQQQPQHHHVHHQIANTAFHISRPSHPISAIISPPPLHHTSIILEEDPYHVSRLMLQNEIQLVSFERMNTCSSSSSTITTNSSSSSSSINWEEGLHLV, from the exons ATGAATAAGAGTAATTTGACCTCCATCAGCAGTTCTGATCTCATCGATGCAAAGCTTGAAGAGCATCAGCTGTGTGGATCCAAGCAGTGCCCCGGTTGTGGACACAAGCTTGAAGGAAAGCCG GATTGGTTAGGTCTACCAGCAGGAGTGAAATTTGATCCAACAGACCAAGAACTGATAGAACACCTTGAAGCAAAGGTAGAAGCCAAAGACATGAAGTCTCACCCTTTGATAGATGAGTTCATCCCCACTATTGAAGGAGAAGATGGGATTTGTTATACCCATCCTGAGAAACTTCCAG GAGTTACAAGAGATGGCTTGAGCAGGCATTTCTTCCATAGACCTTCCAAGGCTTACACAACTGGaacaagaaagagaagaaaaattcaAACCGAATGCGACTTGCAAGGTGGAGAGACAAGATGGCATAAAACAGGCAAGACAAGGCCAGTCATGGTGAATGGCAAACAAAAAGGGTGCAAGAAAATCCTAGTCCTCtatacaaattttggaaaaaatcGAAAGCCTGAAAAAACTAATTGGGTCATGCACCAATACCACCTTGGTCAGAATGAAGAAGAGAAAGAAGGAGAACTTGTGGTTTCAAAGATCTTTTATCAAACGCAGCCAAGGCAATGCAATTGGACTGATAGAAGTGCAACTACTGGTGAAGGAAGCAGTGATCCCAACAGCAGAAGAGACAGTGGTAGTGGGAGTTGctcttcaaaagaattaattCCACATAGAGATGAAATAACTGGAGCTGGGGTTGCTGCTGCATTATCAACTTACACTGCCATGGATATCCAACAATTAAAATCAGATTTTGGGTTCCCCCCATTCAGGAAAAGCTTCGATGAG GTGGGGATAGGAGAGGCTTCAACGGCAAGGGAAACCCCAGTACCAGGCACATGTGATGAGATTCGCGAGCACCATCAGAGGCCACATCATATGGTCCATGATCATCATCAACAACAGCCGCAACACCACCATGTCCACCATCAGATTGCTAACACAGCCTTCCACATCAGCAGGCCTTCACATCCCATCTCCGCCATCATCTCTCCTCCACCCCTCCATCACACATCCATCATTCTTGAAGAAGACCCCTATCATGTCTCCAGATTAATGCTTCAAAACGAAATCCAG TTGGTATCTTTTGAACGAATGAATAcatgcagcagcagcagcagcaccaTCACCAccaacagcagcagcagcagcagcagcataaACTGGGAGGAAGGTCTGCATCTGGTCTAG
- the LOC110657726 gene encoding NAC domain-containing protein 75 isoform X1 has translation MNKSNLTSISSSDLIDAKLEEHQLCGSKQCPGCGHKLEGKPDWLGLPAGVKFDPTDQELIEHLEAKVEAKDMKSHPLIDEFIPTIEGEDGICYTHPEKLPGVTRDGLSRHFFHRPSKAYTTGTRKRRKIQTECDLQGGETRWHKTGKTRPVMVNGKQKGCKKILVLYTNFGKNRKPEKTNWVMHQYHLGQNEEEKEGELVVSKIFYQTQPRQCNWTDRSATTGEGSSDPNSRRDSGSGSCSSKELIPHRDEITGAGVAAALSTYTAMDIQQLKSDFGFPPFRKSFDEVGIGEASTARETPVPGTCDEIREHHQRPHHMVHDHHQQQPQHHHVHHQIANTAFHISRPSHPISAIISPPPLHHTSIILEEDPYHVSRLMLQNEIQQQQQHHHHQQQQQQQQHKLGGRSASGLEELIMSCTSTDIKEESSIANPQEAEWLKYSSFWPDPDNQDHHG, from the exons ATGAATAAGAGTAATTTGACCTCCATCAGCAGTTCTGATCTCATCGATGCAAAGCTTGAAGAGCATCAGCTGTGTGGATCCAAGCAGTGCCCCGGTTGTGGACACAAGCTTGAAGGAAAGCCG GATTGGTTAGGTCTACCAGCAGGAGTGAAATTTGATCCAACAGACCAAGAACTGATAGAACACCTTGAAGCAAAGGTAGAAGCCAAAGACATGAAGTCTCACCCTTTGATAGATGAGTTCATCCCCACTATTGAAGGAGAAGATGGGATTTGTTATACCCATCCTGAGAAACTTCCAG GAGTTACAAGAGATGGCTTGAGCAGGCATTTCTTCCATAGACCTTCCAAGGCTTACACAACTGGaacaagaaagagaagaaaaattcaAACCGAATGCGACTTGCAAGGTGGAGAGACAAGATGGCATAAAACAGGCAAGACAAGGCCAGTCATGGTGAATGGCAAACAAAAAGGGTGCAAGAAAATCCTAGTCCTCtatacaaattttggaaaaaatcGAAAGCCTGAAAAAACTAATTGGGTCATGCACCAATACCACCTTGGTCAGAATGAAGAAGAGAAAGAAGGAGAACTTGTGGTTTCAAAGATCTTTTATCAAACGCAGCCAAGGCAATGCAATTGGACTGATAGAAGTGCAACTACTGGTGAAGGAAGCAGTGATCCCAACAGCAGAAGAGACAGTGGTAGTGGGAGTTGctcttcaaaagaattaattCCACATAGAGATGAAATAACTGGAGCTGGGGTTGCTGCTGCATTATCAACTTACACTGCCATGGATATCCAACAATTAAAATCAGATTTTGGGTTCCCCCCATTCAGGAAAAGCTTCGATGAG GTGGGGATAGGAGAGGCTTCAACGGCAAGGGAAACCCCAGTACCAGGCACATGTGATGAGATTCGCGAGCACCATCAGAGGCCACATCATATGGTCCATGATCATCATCAACAACAGCCGCAACACCACCATGTCCACCATCAGATTGCTAACACAGCCTTCCACATCAGCAGGCCTTCACATCCCATCTCCGCCATCATCTCTCCTCCACCCCTCCATCACACATCCATCATTCTTGAAGAAGACCCCTATCATGTCTCCAGATTAATGCTTCAAAACGAAATCCAG cagcagcagcagcaccaTCACCAccaacagcagcagcagcagcagcagcataaACTGGGAGGAAGGTCTGCATCTGGTCTAGAAGAACTCATTATGAGTTGCACCTCGACTGATATTAAAGAA GAGTCATCCATTGCAAACCCACAAGAGGCTGAATGGCTGAAGTACTCTTCCTTCTGGCCAGACCCTGACAACCAGGATCATCATGGGTAG
- the LOC110657726 gene encoding NAC domain-containing protein 75 isoform X2 gives MNKSNLTSISSSDLIDAKLEEHQLCGSKQCPGCGHKLEGKPDWLGLPAGVKFDPTDQELIEHLEAKVEAKDMKSHPLIDEFIPTIEGEDGICYTHPEKLPGVTRDGLSRHFFHRPSKAYTTGTRKRRKIQTECDLQGGETRWHKTGKTRPVMVNGKQKGCKKILVLYTNFGKNRKPEKTNWVMHQYHLGQNEEEKEGELVVSKIFYQTQPRQCNWTDRSATTGEGSSDPNSRRDSGSGSCSSKELIPHRDEITGAGVAAALSTYTAMDIQQLKSDFGFPPFRKSFDEVGIGEASTARETPVPGTCDEIREHHQRPHHMVHDHHQQQPQHHHVHHQIANTAFHISRPSHPISAIISPPPLHHTSIILEEDPYHVSRLMLQNEIQQQQHHHHQQQQQQQQHKLGGRSASGLEELIMSCTSTDIKEESSIANPQEAEWLKYSSFWPDPDNQDHHG, from the exons ATGAATAAGAGTAATTTGACCTCCATCAGCAGTTCTGATCTCATCGATGCAAAGCTTGAAGAGCATCAGCTGTGTGGATCCAAGCAGTGCCCCGGTTGTGGACACAAGCTTGAAGGAAAGCCG GATTGGTTAGGTCTACCAGCAGGAGTGAAATTTGATCCAACAGACCAAGAACTGATAGAACACCTTGAAGCAAAGGTAGAAGCCAAAGACATGAAGTCTCACCCTTTGATAGATGAGTTCATCCCCACTATTGAAGGAGAAGATGGGATTTGTTATACCCATCCTGAGAAACTTCCAG GAGTTACAAGAGATGGCTTGAGCAGGCATTTCTTCCATAGACCTTCCAAGGCTTACACAACTGGaacaagaaagagaagaaaaattcaAACCGAATGCGACTTGCAAGGTGGAGAGACAAGATGGCATAAAACAGGCAAGACAAGGCCAGTCATGGTGAATGGCAAACAAAAAGGGTGCAAGAAAATCCTAGTCCTCtatacaaattttggaaaaaatcGAAAGCCTGAAAAAACTAATTGGGTCATGCACCAATACCACCTTGGTCAGAATGAAGAAGAGAAAGAAGGAGAACTTGTGGTTTCAAAGATCTTTTATCAAACGCAGCCAAGGCAATGCAATTGGACTGATAGAAGTGCAACTACTGGTGAAGGAAGCAGTGATCCCAACAGCAGAAGAGACAGTGGTAGTGGGAGTTGctcttcaaaagaattaattCCACATAGAGATGAAATAACTGGAGCTGGGGTTGCTGCTGCATTATCAACTTACACTGCCATGGATATCCAACAATTAAAATCAGATTTTGGGTTCCCCCCATTCAGGAAAAGCTTCGATGAG GTGGGGATAGGAGAGGCTTCAACGGCAAGGGAAACCCCAGTACCAGGCACATGTGATGAGATTCGCGAGCACCATCAGAGGCCACATCATATGGTCCATGATCATCATCAACAACAGCCGCAACACCACCATGTCCACCATCAGATTGCTAACACAGCCTTCCACATCAGCAGGCCTTCACATCCCATCTCCGCCATCATCTCTCCTCCACCCCTCCATCACACATCCATCATTCTTGAAGAAGACCCCTATCATGTCTCCAGATTAATGCTTCAAAACGAAATCCAG cagcagcagcaccaTCACCAccaacagcagcagcagcagcagcagcataaACTGGGAGGAAGGTCTGCATCTGGTCTAGAAGAACTCATTATGAGTTGCACCTCGACTGATATTAAAGAA GAGTCATCCATTGCAAACCCACAAGAGGCTGAATGGCTGAAGTACTCTTCCTTCTGGCCAGACCCTGACAACCAGGATCATCATGGGTAG
- the LOC110657725 gene encoding phosphatidylglycerophosphate phosphatase PTPMT2: protein MKIEELEDLDCDLGLNDSVDSKQVVSVDAKRALVGAGARILFYPTLLYNVFRNKIQSEFRWWDEVDQYLLLGAVPFPKDVPRLKQLGVGGVITLNEPYETLVPSSMYHAHGIEHLVIPTRDYLFAPSFVDISRAVDFIHENASCGRTTYVHCKAGRGRSTTIVLCYLVEYKHMTPTTALEYVRSRRPRVLLAPSQWKAVQEYSRRRPPPLAQSPSGDAVLITKADLEGYNSACDDEAVGKELALVPKIKVRPMMARLSCLFTSLKVSGVCGPVASRMPEARAC, encoded by the exons ATGAAGATCGAGGAATTGGAGGACCTAGATTGCGATCTAGGTCTAAACGATAGCGTTGATTCGAAGCAGGTGGTGAGCGTGGACGCGAAGAGGGCGTTGGTGGGAGCCGGTGCGCGGATCCTGTTTTACCCTACCCTTCTGTATAATGTGTTTAGGAACAAAATCCAATCTGAGTTCCGATGGTGGGACGAAGTTGaccag TATCTTTTGCTGGGTGCGGTTCCATTTCCTAAGGATGTTCCGAGGTTGAAGCAGCTTGGTGTTGGTGGCGTCATTACTCTCAATGAGCCTTATGAAACTTTGGTTCCATCATCCATGTATCAT GCCCATGGCATTGAACACCTTGTAATTCCCACAAGAGATTATCTTTTTGCTCCTTCTTTTGTGGATATCAGTCGAGCTGTGGACTTCATTCACG AGAACGCATCCTGTGGTAGAACTACATATGTTCATTGTAAAGCCGGGAGAGGGAGGAGTACAACTATCGTGCTTTGTTATTTG GTAGAGTATAAGCACATGACTCCTACTACTGCTCTAGAATATGTGCGGTCTAGAAGACCTCGAGTGTTGCTTGCTCCATCACAGTGGAAG GCTGTTCAAGAATACAGTAGGCGCCGACCACCTCCTCTTGCACAGTCTCCCTCAGGGGATGCAGTGCTGATAACCAAAGCAGATCTAGAAGGATATAATAGCGCTTGTGATGATGAAGCTGTTGGTAAGGAACTGGCACTTGTCCCTAAAATCAAGGTCAGGCCCATGATGGCTAGGCTGTCCTGTCTCTTTACTTCCTTGAAAGTTTCTGGTGTATGTGGACCTGTAGCGAGTCGGATGCCTGAGGCACGTGCTTGCTGA